A stretch of Acidobacteriota bacterium DNA encodes these proteins:
- the mltG gene encoding endolytic transglycosylase MltG produces the protein MKKFLSAVFLLVIIAAGAAWWGQQLLRTPYKSFAEPEIFVEIPGGTGVAAIASRLSDAGVVPHPLIFRAAVRLAGVDKRLQAGEYRFADAATPGEVADRLARGDVYTRAVTFREGLTIWEMADVFVEGGLGTKEEFLREARDVSRIATIDPEASSLEGYLFPDTYQLPRSAGAKGIVDAMVAGFLRAFDADLRAAATARGLSAREVVTIASLVEKETAAAPERPVVSAVYQNRLRIGMGLQCDPTVIYALQLAGRWNGNLTRENLRVDSPYNTYRYAGLPPGPIASPGRASLEAAVRPADAPYLYFVSRNDGTHAFAATLAEHNRNVQQWQIRYFRNRPSTQR, from the coding sequence ATGAAGAAGTTCCTCTCGGCCGTGTTTCTCCTCGTCATCATTGCTGCCGGTGCAGCGTGGTGGGGGCAACAGCTGTTGCGCACGCCGTACAAGTCGTTTGCCGAACCAGAAATCTTTGTGGAAATTCCGGGTGGCACCGGCGTTGCCGCGATTGCCTCGCGCCTCTCCGATGCCGGCGTGGTGCCGCATCCGCTGATCTTCCGCGCGGCCGTGCGCCTCGCCGGCGTGGACAAGCGCCTGCAGGCGGGTGAGTACCGCTTTGCCGATGCCGCTACGCCAGGCGAAGTCGCGGATCGCCTCGCCAGGGGCGACGTCTATACCAGAGCTGTGACCTTTCGCGAAGGGTTGACGATCTGGGAGATGGCTGACGTCTTCGTCGAGGGCGGCCTTGGCACGAAGGAGGAATTCCTTCGCGAGGCGCGCGACGTGTCGCGCATCGCCACGATTGATCCCGAGGCCTCGTCCCTGGAAGGCTACCTGTTTCCTGACACGTATCAACTGCCTCGGTCTGCCGGCGCCAAGGGCATTGTCGATGCGATGGTGGCCGGCTTCCTGCGCGCGTTTGATGCGGACCTGCGCGCAGCCGCGACCGCTCGAGGCCTCAGTGCGCGCGAGGTAGTGACGATCGCGTCACTCGTGGAGAAAGAAACCGCAGCCGCGCCGGAGCGGCCGGTCGTTTCGGCGGTGTATCAGAATCGGTTGCGTATCGGTATGGGTCTGCAGTGTGACCCCACTGTCATTTACGCATTGCAGCTCGCCGGCAGGTGGAACGGCAACCTCACGCGAGAAAACCTGCGCGTGGATTCGCCTTACAACACTTACCGCTACGCGGGATTGCCGCCTGGCCCCATTGCCTCGCCTGGTCGCGCGTCGCTTGAAGCCGCAGTGCGGCCCGCCGATGCGCCGTACCTATATTTCGTGAGCCGCAACGACGGCACCCACGCCTTCGCCGCCACGTTGGCCGAACACAATCGCAACGTTCAGCAGTGGCAGATACGGTATTTCAGGAATCGGCCATCAACCCAGCGGTAG
- a CDS encoding Hsp20/alpha crystallin family protein, which translates to MADSRRGRDAEELAEDARQLLMELDRSVPGAAMATGECRPALDVVDTASGVEVLMDIPGVPISAVRVWVRQNTVLVVGAKLGATGPADARYHVAERSSGRFARGVRLSAAVDTGAARAFVSAGQLRVVLPRLVERRGQLIQIPIETP; encoded by the coding sequence GGATGCAGAAGAACTGGCGGAAGACGCGCGGCAATTGCTGATGGAACTCGACCGGAGCGTTCCGGGCGCGGCCATGGCCACGGGTGAATGCCGGCCGGCGCTTGATGTGGTCGACACCGCCTCCGGCGTTGAAGTGCTCATGGACATCCCCGGAGTGCCGATCTCCGCCGTGCGTGTGTGGGTGCGGCAGAACACGGTGCTGGTGGTCGGCGCCAAGCTTGGCGCGACCGGGCCGGCCGACGCCCGGTATCACGTGGCCGAACGCAGCTCGGGGCGGTTCGCGCGCGGCGTTCGTTTGTCGGCGGCCGTGGACACCGGGGCGGCCAGGGCGTTTGTGTCTGCCGGCCAATTGCGGGTGGTGCTGCCCCGCCTTGTGGAACGCCGCGGGCAGCTGATCCAGATCCCGATCGAGACCCCATGA
- the xseA gene encoding exodeoxyribonuclease VII large subunit codes for MADSWGLPFDDVPEVAKAPPLPEPPLSVGDLTARLKSLVESGFSRVEVEGQVSGHRPHSSGHLYFTLKDDRSQIRAVMFRTDARKLTFRLEDGQHIVARGRISVYEVRGEYQIICDRLEPHGQGALQLAFEQLKRRLAADGLFDTARKRPLPILPRKIGVVTSRSGAALQDILRVLIARYPSAHVVVRDARVQGDGAGEDLARAMRAITGVAGVDVVIIGRGGGSAEDLWAFNHEGLARAIAASPVPVISAVGHEVDFTIADFVADLRAATPSNAAELVVERADTFRHRIDRAAERLAAATRRALDGRRQRILRTASRLDGYPTRIVLQQRDIQECMLRLRHAQANRIARARQVFERLRRRLEARDIRRVTADWQLRLAKVDGRLGQTARTGVQQASARSRELAARLHALSPLAVLGRGYAVCWDDTRTSIIRSAASVSPGEAVRVTVADGELRCTVTGRTDS; via the coding sequence ATGGCAGATTCGTGGGGCCTGCCGTTTGATGATGTCCCGGAGGTGGCCAAGGCGCCGCCGCTCCCCGAGCCTCCGCTCAGCGTCGGCGACCTGACCGCTCGACTCAAGTCGCTGGTCGAGTCCGGGTTCTCCCGGGTGGAAGTTGAAGGCCAGGTCAGCGGGCATCGGCCCCACTCGTCGGGCCATCTGTATTTCACGTTGAAGGACGACCGCTCGCAGATTCGCGCGGTGATGTTCCGGACCGACGCGCGCAAGCTGACATTCCGGCTCGAAGACGGCCAGCACATCGTGGCGCGTGGCCGCATCAGCGTCTATGAAGTCCGCGGCGAATATCAGATCATCTGCGACCGCCTCGAGCCGCATGGCCAGGGTGCACTGCAGCTCGCCTTCGAACAGCTGAAGCGGCGCCTGGCCGCCGACGGCCTGTTCGACACGGCGCGCAAACGCCCGCTCCCAATCCTGCCACGCAAGATCGGCGTGGTGACGTCGCGCTCCGGCGCGGCGCTGCAAGACATCCTGCGCGTGCTCATCGCGCGCTACCCTTCCGCGCACGTGGTGGTACGCGATGCGCGCGTGCAGGGCGATGGTGCGGGGGAGGATTTGGCGCGGGCGATGCGGGCCATCACCGGAGTCGCGGGCGTGGACGTCGTGATCATCGGCCGGGGCGGCGGGTCGGCCGAAGACTTGTGGGCCTTTAATCACGAAGGCCTCGCGCGCGCCATCGCCGCGAGCCCGGTGCCGGTCATCTCGGCCGTGGGCCATGAGGTGGATTTCACCATCGCCGACTTCGTGGCGGACCTCAGGGCCGCCACACCTTCGAACGCGGCCGAGTTGGTGGTGGAACGCGCCGATACGTTCCGTCACCGGATCGATCGCGCGGCCGAACGCCTGGCCGCCGCCACGCGACGGGCTCTGGATGGCCGGCGCCAGCGGATCCTGCGAACCGCATCCCGCCTGGACGGCTACCCGACGCGCATCGTGCTGCAGCAGCGCGACATTCAGGAATGCATGTTGCGGCTGCGTCATGCGCAGGCCAACCGGATCGCGCGCGCCCGCCAGGTGTTCGAACGGCTGCGGCGGCGCCTCGAAGCCCGCGACATCAGGCGGGTCACGGCCGACTGGCAACTGCGATTGGCAAAAGTGGACGGCCGCCTGGGACAGACAGCGCGTACCGGCGTTCAGCAGGCGTCCGCGCGGTCGCGCGAGCTGGCCGCTCGCCTGCACGCCCTCAGCCCGCTCGCCGTGCTCGGTCGCGGATATGCGGTGTGCTGGGACGACACCCGCACGAGTATCATTCGATCGGCCGCAAGCGTGAGCCCCGGTGAGGCGGTTCGCGTCACCGTCGCGGACGGCGAGCTGCGCTGCACGGTTACAGGACGGACAGATTCATGA
- a CDS encoding NAD(+)/NADH kinase produces MSFTRFGLIARPHASALAAMVDAAEWLTARGASVVVAQEEAEAAATGTRWPTAPREGIAKDVDVVIAFGGDGTLLSAASAVVHSNAGVPVLGVHLGHLGFLTEVRRAELTDALASILEGRTWTETRLLLEGRIERGDTVAASRFALNDIVITRGTLSRMLELDVSVNGEHVSHVRADGLIVATATGSTAYNLSAGGPVVHPSVDAVILTPIAPHTLTNRPIVLPASAEIVLRPQLEGAPTDVVATFDGQFGAPLQSGDAVIIRRADRVLQLLRTTTRTHFDMLREKLNWNR; encoded by the coding sequence ATGTCCTTCACCCGCTTCGGCCTGATCGCACGGCCTCACGCCTCGGCACTTGCCGCGATGGTGGATGCCGCCGAGTGGCTGACCGCGCGTGGCGCGTCCGTCGTGGTCGCTCAGGAAGAAGCTGAGGCCGCCGCCACCGGCACGCGCTGGCCGACCGCACCACGAGAAGGCATTGCGAAAGACGTGGACGTGGTCATTGCGTTCGGCGGCGACGGCACACTGCTGTCGGCCGCGAGTGCCGTGGTGCATTCAAATGCCGGGGTGCCGGTGCTGGGCGTGCACCTGGGGCATCTGGGTTTCCTCACGGAAGTTCGTCGCGCTGAACTCACCGACGCGCTCGCGTCCATCCTCGAGGGACGGACGTGGACGGAAACGCGGCTGCTGCTTGAAGGACGCATCGAGCGCGGCGACACCGTGGCCGCATCACGCTTCGCGCTCAACGACATCGTCATCACGCGCGGAACGCTGTCACGGATGCTGGAACTCGACGTCTCGGTCAACGGCGAACACGTGAGTCACGTGCGCGCCGACGGGCTCATCGTCGCCACGGCGACCGGGTCAACGGCGTACAACTTGTCGGCGGGCGGGCCCGTGGTGCATCCGTCGGTGGACGCGGTCATCCTGACGCCGATCGCGCCACACACGCTGACGAACCGGCCGATCGTGCTGCCAGCATCGGCTGAAATTGTGCTGCGGCCGCAACTTGAAGGCGCGCCCACCGACGTCGTGGCCACGTTCGATGGCCAGTTCGGCGCGCCGCTGCAAAGCGGCGACGCGGTCATCATCCGCCGCGCCGACCGCGTCCTACAGCTGCTACGCACCACCACCCGCACGCACTTCGACATGCTGCGGGAAAAGCTCAATTGGAATCGATAA
- the ruvX gene encoding Holliday junction resolvase RuvX → MRFLGVDYGAKRIGLALSDHTATMARPWQMVTSAAGPRRAASVIADVVSRLRGSADPDLDGIVVGLPRRLNGEDTDQTPVVRQFVTALAELTGIPVDTQDERLTSVEAEARLATRERDWRKRKALIDAESASIVLQDFLDARARVALSEKEHA, encoded by the coding sequence GTGCGGTTCCTTGGCGTGGATTACGGGGCGAAGCGAATTGGGCTTGCGCTGTCTGACCACACGGCGACGATGGCGCGACCGTGGCAGATGGTCACGTCGGCTGCTGGGCCGCGACGGGCGGCGTCGGTGATCGCGGACGTCGTGTCACGATTGCGTGGGTCCGCCGACCCGGATCTTGACGGCATTGTCGTCGGTTTGCCCCGGCGGCTCAACGGCGAGGACACCGATCAGACGCCGGTGGTGAGGCAGTTCGTGACGGCACTGGCCGAACTCACCGGCATTCCCGTGGACACTCAGGACGAACGGCTGACCAGCGTGGAGGCCGAGGCGCGGTTGGCCACTCGCGAGCGCGACTGGCGCAAGCGGAAGGCGCTGATCGACGCCGAGTCGGCGTCGATCGTGTTGCAGGATTTCCTGGATGCTCGCGCGCGGGTCGCCCTATCGGAGAAAGAGCACGCATGA
- a CDS encoding TIGR00282 family metallophosphoesterase yields the protein MTNLLFIGDIIGRPGRDLLRRGLAAISSHHNIDLVIANVENSAAGFGVTPDIAHELFEYGVNVMTGGNHTWDKKEIIPYFAKEPRMIRPANFPEGTPGLGRHVARAANGVQVGVINIMGRIFMNPLDDPFRVVLEQIQAVQEQAKIIFVDFHAEATSEKVAMGWHLDGRVAAMVGTHTHVQTADDRVLPKGTAYITDVGMTGPHDSVIGVDRAAIIHRFLTGLPQRFETATENPRLNGVVIQVDETTGRAQSITRLNLSLQELDVMSVTPVAAR from the coding sequence ATGACCAATCTGCTGTTTATCGGCGACATCATCGGCCGGCCCGGCCGGGATTTGCTTCGCCGCGGCCTTGCCGCGATCTCGTCGCACCACAACATCGATCTGGTGATTGCCAACGTGGAGAACTCGGCGGCGGGTTTTGGGGTGACACCGGACATCGCACACGAGTTGTTCGAGTACGGCGTGAACGTCATGACCGGCGGCAATCACACGTGGGACAAAAAGGAGATCATTCCGTACTTCGCGAAAGAACCCCGGATGATTCGCCCGGCGAATTTTCCCGAGGGCACGCCCGGCCTGGGCCGGCACGTGGCGCGCGCGGCCAATGGCGTCCAGGTAGGCGTGATCAACATCATGGGCCGCATCTTCATGAATCCCCTCGATGACCCGTTCCGGGTGGTACTCGAGCAGATTCAGGCCGTGCAGGAACAGGCGAAGATCATCTTTGTGGATTTCCATGCCGAAGCCACATCGGAAAAAGTGGCGATGGGCTGGCATCTCGACGGCCGCGTGGCAGCGATGGTTGGTACGCACACACATGTGCAGACGGCCGACGACCGTGTACTGCCCAAGGGCACCGCGTACATTACCGACGTCGGGATGACCGGTCCGCACGACTCGGTGATCGGCGTCGATCGCGCCGCCATCATTCACCGATTCCTGACCGGCTTGCCTCAGCGCTTTGAGACGGCCACGGAAAACCCGCGGCTCAACGGCGTGGTCATCCAGGTCGATGAAACCACGGGACGGGCACAGAGCATCACGCGCCTGAATCTTTCGTTGCAGGAACTGGACGTCATGTCCGTCACTCCGGTCGCCGCGCGCTGA
- a CDS encoding TlyA family RNA methyltransferase: protein MKVRLDQLLVDRGLAPSRERARALILAGDVNVDGQPAAKAGTATSDASLVTLRTPDHPWVSRGGLKLVRALEIFAIDPAGMVALDIGASTGGFTDVLLQRGAARVVALDVGHNQLDWKIRTDARVQVIEGANARYLKPEDLPEDARQFGLVTIDVSFISLRHILPVVPPLLAPGGHVIALVKPQFEAGKSDVGKGGIVRDERIHARVVEEVVEAARQVGLSRCGLEPSPITGAEGNREFLLHLCPSPASA, encoded by the coding sequence GTGAAGGTCCGCCTGGATCAACTGCTGGTCGACCGCGGCCTGGCGCCCTCGCGTGAACGCGCGCGGGCGCTGATCCTCGCCGGCGACGTCAACGTGGACGGCCAACCCGCCGCCAAGGCCGGCACCGCCACCTCAGACGCCTCGCTCGTCACTCTGCGTACTCCCGACCACCCCTGGGTCAGTCGCGGCGGACTCAAACTCGTCCGCGCACTCGAAATCTTTGCGATCGACCCCGCGGGCATGGTCGCGCTCGACATCGGCGCCTCAACCGGCGGGTTCACCGATGTCCTCCTCCAGCGCGGCGCCGCACGCGTCGTCGCCCTGGATGTGGGCCACAACCAGTTGGACTGGAAGATCCGGACCGACGCCCGTGTGCAGGTCATCGAAGGCGCCAACGCCCGCTACCTGAAGCCGGAAGACCTGCCCGAGGACGCGCGGCAATTCGGACTGGTGACGATCGACGTGTCGTTCATCTCCCTGCGTCACATCCTGCCGGTGGTGCCGCCACTGCTCGCGCCTGGCGGTCACGTGATTGCACTCGTCAAGCCGCAGTTTGAGGCGGGCAAATCGGACGTCGGCAAAGGCGGTATTGTGCGCGACGAACGCATCCATGCCCGGGTGGTGGAGGAAGTCGTCGAAGCCGCGCGTCAGGTAGGATTGTCGCGATGCGGTCTTGAACCGTCGCCGATTACCGGCGCGGAGGGCAACCGCGAGTTCCTGCTCCACCTATGTCCTTCACCCGCTTCGGCCTGA
- a CDS encoding alkaline phosphatase family protein, with translation MVKRVCLVGVVAVVGAAWACGGPPPAPDAGRQKLVIIGFDGMDPDLVREFMAAGQLPNFAKVMKTGGLYDLETTVSPESPTAWASFATGVNPGKHNIYDFLVRDAAIYRPDLGMVTRTPPTFLWNWIPRSRPQIHTMRGGTSFWVTAGQAGVRSSILTVPVTFPPEDVPNGELLAGLPLPDIRGTMGTYHYYGTDVSRFEEDPTEMGGIVRRLPFEGDTARATFYGPPNPIVRAQLAELAEKAPLTDADRTAQAELEAKQDVTLPLTVTWTKGRAAADIDLGGQKMTLKAGEWSKWINLKFRVNLFVSIEGMTQVHVRKADDDLQIYIAPVNWKPDAPPLPISSPARLARDLYKSVGPFRTLGWAEATWPLDENRMTETTFMDDLYRAFDDRAQVILNRLTSGSWDLLVGVIEATDRVQHMMWRHRDTTHPSYTAEGAAQFGDEILRVYRRADQFIGEVLDQTGADTTLMIVSDHGFHSWRKAVNLNTWLVEQGFMVLKGQTTSADKTLADLFGGGGEYFEDVDWSRTRAYAMGLGQIYFNLRGREGQGIVSTGEEYRTLADDLSKRLIASLVDPDTGAPIVTNVYKRDDVYTGEYLHNASDLQVGLADGYRVSWQTTLGGSPKGIVYPNMRKWSGDHGGYDFATTAGMLISSRPITVNSQGRANIIDIAPTVLQHFGVTIPAGMDGRPLAPGPLR, from the coding sequence GTGGTCAAGCGCGTTTGTCTTGTTGGTGTGGTCGCGGTCGTCGGCGCCGCATGGGCCTGTGGCGGCCCGCCTCCTGCGCCCGATGCTGGTCGGCAAAAACTGGTGATCATCGGCTTCGACGGTATGGACCCAGACCTCGTGCGTGAGTTCATGGCGGCGGGACAGTTGCCGAACTTCGCCAAGGTCATGAAGACCGGCGGTCTGTACGACCTGGAAACGACGGTGTCGCCGGAGTCGCCGACGGCGTGGGCGTCGTTTGCGACGGGTGTGAATCCGGGCAAACACAACATCTACGACTTCCTCGTGCGCGATGCGGCGATCTACAGACCGGACCTGGGCATGGTGACGCGCACGCCGCCCACCTTCCTGTGGAACTGGATTCCCAGGTCCCGGCCGCAGATTCACACGATGCGCGGCGGCACGTCGTTCTGGGTTACCGCCGGGCAGGCGGGCGTGCGCAGCAGCATCCTCACAGTGCCGGTGACGTTTCCACCTGAGGACGTGCCGAATGGCGAATTGCTGGCCGGGTTGCCGCTGCCCGACATCCGCGGCACGATGGGCACGTACCACTATTACGGCACCGACGTGAGCCGCTTCGAGGAAGACCCCACCGAAATGGGTGGTATCGTGCGGCGCCTGCCCTTTGAGGGCGATACGGCGCGTGCCACCTTCTACGGCCCCCCGAATCCCATCGTGCGTGCGCAACTTGCGGAGCTGGCAGAAAAAGCCCCGCTCACCGATGCCGACCGCACGGCGCAGGCAGAGCTTGAGGCGAAACAGGATGTCACGCTCCCGCTGACCGTCACGTGGACGAAGGGACGTGCCGCCGCAGACATCGATCTGGGTGGCCAGAAGATGACGCTGAAGGCCGGTGAGTGGAGCAAGTGGATCAACCTGAAGTTCAGGGTCAATCTGTTTGTGTCGATCGAAGGGATGACGCAGGTACACGTCCGGAAGGCTGATGACGACCTGCAGATCTACATCGCGCCGGTGAACTGGAAGCCGGATGCGCCGCCGTTGCCCATCTCATCACCTGCGAGGCTGGCGCGTGACCTCTACAAGAGCGTCGGTCCCTTCCGCACGCTCGGATGGGCTGAAGCCACCTGGCCGCTCGACGAAAACCGGATGACCGAAACCACATTCATGGACGACCTGTATCGCGCATTCGACGACCGCGCCCAGGTCATCCTCAACCGGCTCACGTCCGGATCGTGGGACTTGCTGGTTGGTGTGATTGAGGCCACCGACCGCGTGCAGCACATGATGTGGCGGCACCGCGACACCACGCATCCCTCCTACACCGCGGAGGGCGCTGCGCAGTTTGGTGACGAGATCCTGCGCGTCTACCGGCGCGCGGATCAATTCATCGGCGAGGTCCTTGACCAGACGGGCGCCGACACCACACTCATGATCGTGTCCGACCACGGCTTCCACTCGTGGCGCAAAGCCGTCAACCTGAACACCTGGCTCGTCGAACAGGGCTTCATGGTGCTCAAGGGACAGACCACATCCGCCGACAAGACGCTGGCCGATTTGTTTGGCGGTGGCGGCGAGTACTTCGAAGACGTGGACTGGTCGCGCACGCGCGCCTACGCGATGGGCCTGGGCCAGATCTACTTCAACCTCCGCGGCCGAGAGGGTCAGGGTATCGTCTCGACGGGTGAGGAGTACCGGACCCTGGCCGACGATCTCAGTAAGCGCCTGATCGCCTCGCTTGTGGACCCCGACACGGGCGCACCGATCGTCACCAACGTCTACAAACGAGACGACGTGTATACGGGCGAATACCTGCACAACGCATCGGACCTGCAGGTGGGGTTGGCCGATGGCTATCGCGTGTCCTGGCAGACGACGTTGGGCGGATCGCCGAAAGGGATCGTCTACCCCAATATGAGGAAGTGGTCGGGCGACCACGGCGGATACGACTTCGCGACCACGGCCGGCATGCTGATCTCCAGCCGTCCGATCACGGTCAACAGCCAGGGGCGCGCCAACATTATCGACATCGCGCCCACCGTGCTGCAGCATTTCGGGGTAACGATTCCAGCCGGCATGGACGGAAGACCTCTGGCGCCAGGACCTCTGAGGTAG
- a CDS encoding polyprenyl synthetase family protein produces MSATQDLAAYLTELRATVDAALGQALPEGAAPTLLIDAMQHGLMGGGKRLRPCLTLMTAEAVAPLAGVTTPRARLLALPGACAVEMIHCYSLVHDDLPAMDNDALRRGRPTTHIVYGDGLAILAGDGLLTEAFGVIAESPSPVSPPGAPEAPAERRLRVMSVLATAAGAIGMVGGQAVDLRAAGRVPSHPPQPMGERELRDMHARKTGALFRAAAVSGAMIVGVDDAVVAAVDFYAQEVGLAFQIIDDVLDVEGSAAGLGKTAGKDAAAGKPTYPALYGVEESRRLATDCVARAKDTLKAAGLDGRLTELADWSLTRTK; encoded by the coding sequence GTGAGCGCGACCCAGGACCTCGCTGCCTATCTCACCGAACTGCGCGCGACCGTGGACGCGGCGCTGGGCCAGGCCCTGCCCGAAGGCGCGGCCCCCACGCTCCTGATTGATGCCATGCAACACGGCCTGATGGGCGGCGGCAAGCGGCTGCGGCCCTGTCTCACGCTCATGACCGCGGAAGCCGTGGCCCCGCTGGCGGGCGTGACCACGCCCCGCGCGCGACTGCTGGCTCTGCCCGGCGCGTGCGCGGTCGAGATGATTCACTGTTACTCGCTCGTGCACGACGACCTGCCCGCCATGGACAACGATGCGTTGCGGCGCGGACGGCCGACGACGCACATCGTGTACGGCGATGGCCTCGCAATCCTCGCGGGCGACGGCCTGCTGACCGAGGCGTTTGGCGTGATCGCCGAGTCCCCCTCTCCCGTCTCGCCTCCGGGCGCGCCCGAAGCCCCGGCTGAAAGGCGGCTGCGGGTGATGAGTGTGCTGGCCACGGCCGCCGGCGCAATCGGCATGGTCGGAGGACAAGCCGTGGACCTGCGTGCCGCCGGCCGCGTGCCGTCACACCCGCCCCAGCCGATGGGCGAGCGCGAACTCCGCGACATGCACGCGCGCAAGACCGGCGCGCTGTTCCGCGCCGCCGCCGTGTCGGGCGCGATGATCGTCGGCGTCGATGACGCCGTGGTTGCCGCTGTCGATTTTTACGCGCAGGAAGTGGGCCTCGCGTTCCAGATCATCGATGACGTGCTGGACGTTGAAGGCTCCGCGGCCGGGCTGGGCAAAACCGCCGGCAAGGATGCGGCCGCCGGCAAACCCACCTATCCCGCGCTGTATGGGGTGGAAGAATCGCGGCGGCTGGCCACGGACTGTGTCGCGCGCGCGAAGGACACTCTGAAGGCCGCCGGGCTCGACGGTCGGCTGACCGAACTGGCCGACTGGAGCCTCACACGAACGAAGTGA
- the xseB gene encoding exodeoxyribonuclease VII small subunit, whose translation MSTAIKDFESAIAELETLVKQLEDGDLPLDTSLKLFERGVELSRYCHDQLGAAQKRIELLTERGDLKDGSGLLSTDDSAS comes from the coding sequence ATGAGCACTGCCATCAAAGACTTCGAATCCGCCATCGCGGAACTCGAGACCCTCGTCAAACAGCTCGAGGACGGCGACCTGCCCCTCGACACATCACTGAAACTCTTCGAACGCGGCGTCGAACTGTCGCGGTACTGTCACGACCAGCTCGGCGCAGCGCAGAAGCGCATCGAACTGCTGACCGAACGCGGCGACCTGAAAGACGGCAGCGGACTTCTCTCGACAGACGACTCGGCGAGTTGA